A segment of the Panacibacter ginsenosidivorans genome:
TTGGGATTGCTATTAAACGATGGATTTCTTACAACGATAGCATTTGTTGCATTTAGCACTGATGCGAAAGCTAATTCATTATTTATACTATTTTCTGTAAATAAAATCCCATTCCAGCTTGCAGGTAAATCTTTGTAATAATCATCCAGTCTGTCGTTGCGAAAGATTATTTTAGTGCTGTCGTATTTTTCACCTACAGCTTTTAATGTTCCATTTACGGTGATGGTTGCACCTGCATGAGAATAAATTTTTGTTCCCTTTTCAATTGTAAGTGTCTTGCCTTCCTGCACCGTTAATCCGCCAAGTATTACAAAAGGCAGTGCGTTGCTCCATGTTGTATCTTTTGTAACTCTTGCATTATTTAAGAAATTTGCATTTTGACCATAAGCATCTAATTGTACAAAAGTTTCGTTGGTGTTGTATTCAATTTTTATACTGTCTTGTATCAAAAATGGATTTGTGTTATTGTTTGGATTTATAGTAGCTGCAACAAAAACATAAATACTATCATTCGGTGGAATTTCTATATTGTTGAACGATGTTCCTGTAGCCCCATCAACATTTATTTTAAAAACAGAAGAACCGCCACCAGCAAGTTCGATATTACTGATGCGTAATTTTTGATCATTGGCATTAAATATTTTAAACGATTGCGTAATAGAACCAACCGATGTAAAAACAGTATCAAAATGAATGGTATCAATTGAAGTAAAGAGCAAAGCATCCGGGCTATCTGTGAAGGTTGTTTTTTTACAGGCGACAAAAAAAACTGCAACCGCAGTAATTAAAAGAAAAATTAGGTTCCTGGTTTTCATTGATTCAAATGTAATATGAAAACGCAAATAAGCGGCTTTGTATTTTGTATTGCAAGCTTTTACATTTCAATTAAGCTTTTGTTGTGTCACTCACTTGTACTTCCTGTTCAATATTGAGCTAAGCCTTGAAGAGTGCGACGCAACAAAGGTTTGTATTTATTCTAAAGCTTGGTTCAAAAAAATTTAGATTGTGAAAGCTACGGTAGCAATGAAAAGTTTGGTGTTTGGAACGCATAATATTTTTTCGCCACAAGCTTCAAGTGTAGCCCCTGTGGTAATGATGTCATCTATCAATAAAATATTTTTGCCTGAAAGTTCATCTGCATTTGTTACCTCGAACACATTGCGCATGGATTGCCAGCGGTTGATGCGATCTTTATGCGTTTGTGTTTCGGTGAATATCTTTCTTTCAACTGCTTTTGTATTTACAGGCTTTTGCCAAATGCTGTTCACCCCTTCAGCGATAACAGCCGCCTGGTTATAACCCCGCTTCTTTTCCTTGCGTGGATTAAGCGGCAACGGAATAATTACATCAACATCATTGAAGCGATTTGTTTGCGCAAGAAAATTACCC
Coding sequences within it:
- a CDS encoding choice-of-anchor Q domain-containing protein; this encodes MKTRNLIFLLITAVAVFFVACKKTTFTDSPDALLFTSIDTIHFDTVFTSVGSITQSFKIFNANDQKLRISNIELAGGGSSVFKINVDGATGTSFNNIEIPPNDSIYVFVAATINPNNNTNPFLIQDSIKIEYNTNETFVQLDAYGQNANFLNNARVTKDTTWSNALPFVILGGLTVQEGKTLTIEKGTKIYSHAGATITVNGTLKAVGEKYDSTKIIFRNDRLDDYYKDLPASWNGILFTENSINNELAFASVLNATNAIVVRNPSFNSNPKLKIEESIIDNASGAGLYGIYSSIDATNCLVSNCTDNVKIVAGGDYNFNHCTVASYSNNFLTHNSPVLLITDVDDNNQSFPLTANFINSIFYGDDGLVTDEISLQQTGNNTFNINFENVLYKGNASNANFINSIQDQDPLFTTIDAFNNIFDFHLQDISPCVNTGKSTAVSIDLDGNERDEIPDIGCYEYKP
- a CDS encoding ComF family protein gives rise to the protein MTKILSETFHNLMHLFFPHVCEGCGTDILDNDALLCAICHTKLPETNFIEKENNLVEQKFYGQLKVDAAGAAFYFTKEGMLQHLIKQLKYHNNKQIGFYLGRQLGNFLAQTNRFNDVDVIIPLPLNPRKEKKRGYNQAAVIAEGVNSIWQKPVNTKAVERKIFTETQTHKDRINRWQSMRNVFEVTNADELSGKNILLIDDIITTGATLEACGEKILCVPNTKLFIATVAFTI